The segment GATCCTAATAAAATTGACAACAGCCTTGAATTAAGGCCTTTTTGGTAGTAAGACGGTTACCCTCAGATGAAAGGAAAACTCTTAGGTATTTTGTTTTTTGTGTTAAGCCCGGCACTATGTCTGGGGCAGCAGGGAAGTATGCAGTCTTTTCCGCTGGAATCAGTGCGGTTGCTGGACAGCCCGTTTAAGCAGGCGCAGCAGACCGACCTTAAGTACATGCTGGCCTTGGACATGGACCGTTTATTAGCTCCTTTTCAGAAAGAAGCAAAAATCCAGCCGAAAGCGGAGAACTACGGAAACTGGGAAAACACCGGGCTGGACGGACACATTGGCGGGCATTACCTTTCGGCCTTGTCTCTAATGTATGCCTCAACAGGTAACCCAGAATTGCTGCGGCGGATTAACTACATGGTAGATGCTTTGGAAGCTTGCCAGCAGAAAAGCGGTGACGGTTATCTGGGCGGAACACCTGGTGGGAAGCAGATGTGGCAGGAAATCAAAGCCGGAAAGATAGATGCCGGAAGCTTTTCATTGAACAAGAAGTGGGTGCCTTTGTACAACATCCATAAAACCTACTCGGGACTGCGCGATGCCTACTGGTTTGCCGGAAACGAGAAGGCCAAGGGTATGATCATCAAACTCACCGACTGGTTTTCAGATGTGACGGCTAACCTCACCGATGCCCAAATCCAGGACATGTTGCGCAGCGAGCACGGCGGCATGAACGAGGTGTTTGCAGATGTAGCGGAGATTACCGGTGACCAGAAATACTTAGCCCTCGCGAAGCGGTTTTCCCAAACATCGGTGCTCAACCCCTTGCTGCAAGGCAAAGACCACCTGAACGGAATGCACGCCAATACTCAAATCCCGAAGGTGATTGGGTACCAGCGGGTAGCCGAGGTTTCCAGAGACAAAACGTGGACCAACGCCGCTGATTTCTTTTGGAAAACGGTAGTAAATAACCGCACGGTGTCTATTGGCGGGAACAGCGTGAGCGAGCACTTCCATCCGGCCAACAACTTTACTTCCATGATGGAAAGCAAGGAAGGCCCCGAGACGTGCAACACCTACAACATGCTCAAACTCACGAAGCAGTTGTATTTGAACAGCGCTTCGGCCAGTTACCTGAACTACTATGAGCGAGCACTTTATAACCATATCCTCTCCTCACAGCACCCTACCAAAGGCGGTTTCGTGTACTTCACGTCCATGCGCCCGCAACACTACCGGGTGTATTCAAACCCGCAGGAAGATTTTTGGTGCTGTGTAGGTTCGGGTCTGGAGAACCACGGCAAATACGGCGAACTCATCTACTCACACACAAACAAAGCTTTGTACCTGAACCTTTTCATCCCGTCAGAACTGGAGTGGAAGGAGAAAGGTCTCACGTTAACCCAGACCACCTCTTTCCCCTTTGAGGAGAAAACAGAGGTGAAGCTGAAGTTAAAAAGAGCCAACAAATTCACGTTCTACATCCGGAAGCCTGAATGGCTAAAAGGTGATCAGCTAAAAGTGCTCGTGAACGGAAAAGAAGTAAGCCCAAACACCGCCACCAACGGCTACGTGGGCATTGAACGCAAATGGAAATCTGGTGACGTAGTGACGGTGCAGTTGCCTATGGAAACCAAAGCCGAATACCTTCCAGACAATTCTCCCTGGGTTTCCTTCGTGCATGGCCCTATTGTATTGGCTGCAGTAACCAGTAAATCAGACCTGCCTGGCTTGTTAGCCGATGGTAGTCGCATGGGGCATGTGGCCAATGGCCCTTTGTATTCACTGGAAGAGGCGCCTTTGTTGGTATCTACTCAGAAAGACTTAACAGCGCATCTTTCTCCGGTATCTAACAAGTCTTTTACCTTCACCTTGTCTGGAGTGGCAAATCAAAATGCTGGGCACAAGTTGGAATTGGTGCCTTTCTATCAGATTCATGATGCCCGCTACATGGTGTATTTTCCGGTCACTACCCCAGAAGGTTTGGAGGCCCGTAAGGCTGCCATCAAAGAAAAAGAAAGAGAGCAGTTGGCTCTGGCCGAGCGCACGGTAGACCAGGTGGCGCCGGGTGAGCAGCAACCAGAATCAGATCATGGGTTCCAGGGTGAGCGCACAGAAACCGGCGTTCATAGAGACCGCCATTGGCGTCATGCCCAGGGTTGGTTCAGCTATAACCTAAAGAACAAAGGCCAGGGGCCTCGCAAACTTCGAATAACTTACTTCGGGGCAGATAAAGGCCGCAACTTCCAAATATTGATCAATGACAAACTGGTAAAAACCGTGGTGACCGATGGCTCCGGCGGCGACAAGTTTGTGGACGTGGAATATGATATTCCTGCGGAGGTGTTGACCAAAGCCGCTAATAATACTTTGAATGTGAAATTTAAGGCAAACGAAGGTTCCTCCACAGCCGGAATTTACGAAGTAAGATTAATGAAGTAAATCACCTGCAAACGCATTTAAAGCAGCTAATCATGCTGCCTTTTAAATATTTAAGATTGAGAATCCCTTTTAATTGAACCCCATGAAGCACAAACCTTTTTCTTTTGTTGCCCTGGCTGCAGGCTGTATGATGGCTTTCAATCTATCGGCGCAGACCGTTCCCTCTGTGAAGACTTTCCAGGTAAAAGCAGACCAGGTGTATGGCGAAATAGCTCCCACCATGTACGGAATCTTCTTTGAAGACATTAACCTGGGTGCCGATGGCGGTATCTACGCTGAGTTAGTGAAGAACCGTTCTTTTGAGTTTGATACGCCTTTAATGGGTTGGAAAGAACAAAAGCAAAACAATGCTGAAGGTACCTTGCTGGTGCACAACCGGGGTGAGCTGAACGGGGCCAACCGCAGGTTCCTTCGCTTGACCTCTAAGTCAGACCAGGGAGGCTACGGCGTTTTGAACGAAGGCTTCCGGGGCATGGGCATCAAGAAAGGCGAGCAATACAACTTCACGGTAATGGCGCGCCAACAAGGCAGCAGCGCTATGCCGGTAGTGGTAGAGTTGCTTACTGCTAAAGGTGAAAAACTAGGCGCTGCCACCATCACCCCAACTGGAGCCGACTGGAAAGAATACAAGGCCAGCATTACGGCTACGGGTACAGACCCGAAAGCCCTCTTGCAAGTGGTGGCCCAGGGAAAAGGCACGGTAGACCTGGATATGATTTCTTTGTTTCCTAAGAACACCTGGAAGCAACGTCCTAACGGCCTCCGTGCCGACATGGTACAGTTATTAGCCGACATGAAGCCGGGTTTCCTGCGTTTCCCTGGAGGTTGTATCGTGGAAGGCCGTACTCTGGATGAACGTTTCCAGTGGAAGAAAACTATTGGTGAGGTAGCGAACCGTGCCACCTTGGTCAACCGCTGGAACACCGAGTTCAAGCACCGCCACACGCCAGATTATTTCCAGACGTTCGGGCTAGGCTTTTTTGAGTACTTCCAGTTAGCCGAGGACATTGGAGCCGCGCCGCTTCCAATTCTTAACTGCGGCATGGCTTGCCAGTTCAACACCGGTGAGGTGGTGCCTTTGGACCAACTGGATCCTTACATCCAAGATGCCTTGGATTTAATTGAGTTTGCCAACGGACCTGCTACTTCTGAGTGGGGTAAAATCAGAGCCGAGATGGGGCACCCGGCTCCGTTCAACCTGAAATACTTAGGCGTGGGTAATGAGCAATGGGGCGAGCAGTACGTAGAGCGCTACAAAATATTTGAGAGAGCCCTGCGTGCGAAATACCCAGACGTAAAGCTAATCACCACCACCGGGCCGTTCCCGGATGGCCCTGAGTTTGATTACCTGAATAAAACCATGCGCAGCCTCAACGCTGATATCATTGATGAGCATTATTACCGCGCCCCGGAATGGTTCCAGGAAAACGTGACACGCTATGACAACTATGACCGCAAAGGTCCTAAGATCTTTGCCGGTGAATACGCATCTCAGACGGTAGCCATTGCTAGCCCGGATAACAAGAACAACTGGAAAGGTGCCCTCTCCGAAGCCGCGTTCATGACCGGCCTGGAGCGCAACGCCGATGTAGTGGTAATGGCTTCCTACGCGCCATTGTTCGCCCACGAAGAAGGCTGGCAGTGGACCCCAGACATGATCTGGGTGAACAACCTGCAATCCTTCGGGACACCCAACTACTACGTGCAAAAGCTATTCTCTACAAACGTAGGTACGCACCTGGTGCCTATTCAGCGCAACAATGCTAACGTGACCGGCCAAGATAAACTGTTCGCTTCCGCCAGCCTTAATCAGAAAACAAACGAACTGATCTTAAAAGTGGTGAACACGTCAGACAAAGCGCAGGACGGAGAATTTGTTCTGGATGGCGTGAAAAGTACGCAAAGTAAAGGCACAGTGCAGAAACTGAGAAGCAACAACCTGGAGCAGATGAACTCCTTTGCCAATCCTACGGCCATCAGCCCGGTGCAGCAAACAGTACAAGTGAAAAACAAACGCGTGAAGTTATCGCTGGAACCTTACTCAGTGAACGTGATTAAGGTAAAAGTGACGCCAAACGAGGGGCAGTACAGCCTTAACAAAAAGTAAGAGGATCGGGGCGTTTACAGGCTGTTTTGAGTAATTCAGCTTGTAAACGCTTTTTGTTTTTCTTCTGTGACGCAGATTTATTGCCGTGACTTTCCTGAAGCTTGCATTAGGCACGGAAGTATATCTTAGCCGAGATGTCTAAAAGCGCAGATGACCGCCTCTTTCTAAAAACTAGCCTTTAAGCGCTTCTCCCAGTTAAAAGAAATGTACATGTCCCTACCACGTAAACAAAATAGATCTGTATTCAGGAAGTGCCAGTACATCTTAGTTGCCTTCGGGCTGCTGGTGTTGGTTTCTTGTTCGCAGAAAAGCAGTAGCCCTAGTAGTTCTGCCATGGAAAAGGAGTATACGCTGGAAAGCCCAGATAAAAGCATTGCCGTGCGGTTCAGCCTTGCCGCAGACCAGGGCGCCACTTATGCCATCACCCGCAACGGCGCTCCTGTGCTGCAAGACTCTAAATTGGGAGTACGCATGGAAGACGCTGACCTGACCAGAGGTTTGGCCTTGGAATCGGTTTCAAAGGTGGAGTCGGTAAAGGACGATTACGAGATTCTGACGGCTAAACGCAGAAAGAACTCCTACCGCGCAAACAAACGCACTTTCCATTTAAAGAATGCCCAGGGGCAGCAGATGGATGTCATTTTCCAAGTGTCTGATGATGGCGTGGCCTTCCGGTATTTCTTCCCGGGCCAAAGCGGAGAGAAAAAGAAGATCAACCAGGAGTTTACTTCTTTCAAATTTCCGGAGAGCGCCAAAGGCTGGTTGCAACCCATGTCTGATGCCAAGACTGGTTGGGAGAGCACCAACCCTTCGTATGAAGAATATTACCTGAAAGGCATTCCGGTGGGCACCCCGTCGCCTATCAAAGCCGGTTGGGTGTTCCCGGCGCTATTTCAGAATGGCGAGAACTGGGCCTTGATCACGGAGTCGGCTCCGGACGGAAGTTACTGTGGTTCCCGGTTGGCGCAGAATGCACCGGGCGGCGAATACCAGCTTGCCTTTCCGCAGGAGGCTGAAAAGATGCCTAATGGCGTAGTGAATCCAGAGTCTGAATTGCCTTGGTACACGCCTTGGCGCATTATTGCCGTGGGCTCTCTGAAAACCATTGCGGAGTCTACATTAGGCACCGATTTGGCAAAACCAGCCATAAACCTAGATCAAAGCTTCATCAAGCCCGGCAAATCAGCTTGGAGTTGGGCTTTGCTGAAGGATGATTCTACGGTATATGATGTGCAGAAGCGGTTTATTGATTACGCGGCCCGCATGAACTGGGCCTATACGCTCATTGATGCCGATTGGGACAAGAAGATAGGCTATGCTAAAGTAAAAGAACTGGCTGATTACGCTAAAGCCAAGAACGTAGGTTTGTTGCTGTGGTACAACTCCGCTGGTGCTTGGAACACGGCGCCGTACACCCCCAGAGATAAAATGCTTATCCATGAAAGCCGCATGCAAGAATTTGCCAGACTGCGCGACATGGGCATCAAAGGCGTAAAGATTGACTTCTTTGGCGGCGATGGACAGAGCGTGATGCAGTACTACAATGACATCTTGAAAGATGCTGCGGAGAACAAACTGCTGGTGAATTTTCACGGTTGTACCTTGCCCCGGGGCTGGCAACGCACCTATCCTAACCTCATGACCATGGAGTCTATTAAGGGCTTTGAGTTCATCACCTTTGAGCAGCAGAACGCCGATGAAGAGGCTGCCCACGCCACGGTGATTCCGTTCGCCCGTAACGTTTTTGATCCTATGGATTTCACGCCGGTGAATTTAGACCAGATTCCAAGAATCACCCGCAAAACGACCAAAGGCTTTGAGCTGGCGTTGTCGGTGCTGTTTGTTTCAGGAATCCAGCATTACGTGGAGATTCCGCAAGGTATGGCAAAGCAACCAGCATATGTACAGGGTTTCCTTAAGGAAGTGCCTGCTGTGTGGGAAGACTCTAAGTTTATTGACGGCTATCCTGGCAAGCAGGTGGTCATGGCCCGGCAAGCGAACGGCAAGTGGTACGTGGCAGGCATTAACGGTGAGAACACCGCCAAAAGCATGGTACTTGATTTGTCTTTCCTGAAAGGCAAAAAAGGCTCCTTCATCACTGACAGCAATGAAGCTTCCGGCATGCAGCAGAAAGCGGTGGAGATTGCCGCCAACGGGAAAACCACTGTGGATCTGAAACCGAATGGTGGCTTTGTAATGGTGTTCTAAGGAACAGTATCCTTCTGACCTCCTCTGTGTGGGTGTATAAAAAACCAAATTAAAAGCGCTGTTTAAAGGCAAATTTTGCCAAAGCAGCCTCTAAATGAAAACAAACAATCATGAAACATACAAGTAAAGGTCTTTATCTTCTCTTAGTGCTGTTAGCAGCAGGTGGCTGTGCCCAGACAAAGCAAGCAACCTCCACCACCCCAGCTGCAACTGCCGCCGCTTCTACGCCGGCAGCTCCTTCAACCGCCGCTGCTGCTCCAACCCCAGCTGCTCCAGCGCAAACGCCACCACGGGGACAGCAGGTGGGAGAGGTGCGACCAATGAGCAACATCACCGTGCATGATCCAGTGATGGCGAAGCAGGGAAACACGTATTACCTATTTAGCACGGGGAACGGCATCTCGGTATGGTCTTCTACAGACATGCAGAACTGGAAAATGGAAGCTCCTGTGTTTGCCTCAGCACCTGAGTGGGCTACCAAGGCTGTTGCTGGTTTCAGGAATAACCACATCTGGGCGCCGGACATCAGTTTCTACAACGGGAAATATTACCTGTACTACTCTATCTCAGCCTTCGGGAAGAATACTTCTGCCATTGGAGTCGCGACTAACACTACCCTAGATCCGCAGAATCCTAACTTCAAGTGGGTAGACCACGGCAAAGTCATTGAGTCTGTACCGGGGCAAACCAATTGGAATGCCATTGACCCAAACATCATCACTGATAAAAACGGGACGGCCTGGATGAGCTTTGGGTCTTTCTGGGGCGGGCTAAAGCTGGTGAAAATGAGCAAAGACCGCCTGAGCGTGGCCGAGGACATCTCAAAAATACCGACCATTGCCAGCCGCAAAAAAGGGTTGACGCTGCAAACTAATCCGGCTCCTTTGCCAGGAAACCCAGCCGAAGCGGGAGGAAACGCCATTGAGGCACCCTTTATTTTTGAGAAAAATGGCTATTATTACCTGTTTGCTTCTATTGACTACTGCTGCAAAGGTGCTAATAGTGACTACAAAATGATAGTGGGACGCTCTAAAACCGTGCAAGGACCTTACTTGGATAAAAAAGGAGTGGCCATGGATGCGGGCGGAGGCACCATTCTGCTGGAAGGAAATGAAAATTGGAATGGGGTAGGGCACAACTCGGTCTATACCTTTGACAAAACAGATTACATCATCTTCCATGGGTATGACGCTGCTCAAAACGGAAGGCCTAAATTAAGGGTGGAGAAACTTGCCTGGGACAAAGACCAGTGGCCAATAGTAGCACTAGCGCAGTAGTCTGGTAATCTTTGCTCTGGGTAGAAATCCTGTG is part of the Rufibacter tibetensis genome and harbors:
- a CDS encoding glycoside hydrolase family 127 protein, translated to MKGKLLGILFFVLSPALCLGQQGSMQSFPLESVRLLDSPFKQAQQTDLKYMLALDMDRLLAPFQKEAKIQPKAENYGNWENTGLDGHIGGHYLSALSLMYASTGNPELLRRINYMVDALEACQQKSGDGYLGGTPGGKQMWQEIKAGKIDAGSFSLNKKWVPLYNIHKTYSGLRDAYWFAGNEKAKGMIIKLTDWFSDVTANLTDAQIQDMLRSEHGGMNEVFADVAEITGDQKYLALAKRFSQTSVLNPLLQGKDHLNGMHANTQIPKVIGYQRVAEVSRDKTWTNAADFFWKTVVNNRTVSIGGNSVSEHFHPANNFTSMMESKEGPETCNTYNMLKLTKQLYLNSASASYLNYYERALYNHILSSQHPTKGGFVYFTSMRPQHYRVYSNPQEDFWCCVGSGLENHGKYGELIYSHTNKALYLNLFIPSELEWKEKGLTLTQTTSFPFEEKTEVKLKLKRANKFTFYIRKPEWLKGDQLKVLVNGKEVSPNTATNGYVGIERKWKSGDVVTVQLPMETKAEYLPDNSPWVSFVHGPIVLAAVTSKSDLPGLLADGSRMGHVANGPLYSLEEAPLLVSTQKDLTAHLSPVSNKSFTFTLSGVANQNAGHKLELVPFYQIHDARYMVYFPVTTPEGLEARKAAIKEKEREQLALAERTVDQVAPGEQQPESDHGFQGERTETGVHRDRHWRHAQGWFSYNLKNKGQGPRKLRITYFGADKGRNFQILINDKLVKTVVTDGSGGDKFVDVEYDIPAEVLTKAANNTLNVKFKANEGSSTAGIYEVRLMK
- a CDS encoding alpha-L-arabinofuranosidase C-terminal domain-containing protein, whose translation is MKHKPFSFVALAAGCMMAFNLSAQTVPSVKTFQVKADQVYGEIAPTMYGIFFEDINLGADGGIYAELVKNRSFEFDTPLMGWKEQKQNNAEGTLLVHNRGELNGANRRFLRLTSKSDQGGYGVLNEGFRGMGIKKGEQYNFTVMARQQGSSAMPVVVELLTAKGEKLGAATITPTGADWKEYKASITATGTDPKALLQVVAQGKGTVDLDMISLFPKNTWKQRPNGLRADMVQLLADMKPGFLRFPGGCIVEGRTLDERFQWKKTIGEVANRATLVNRWNTEFKHRHTPDYFQTFGLGFFEYFQLAEDIGAAPLPILNCGMACQFNTGEVVPLDQLDPYIQDALDLIEFANGPATSEWGKIRAEMGHPAPFNLKYLGVGNEQWGEQYVERYKIFERALRAKYPDVKLITTTGPFPDGPEFDYLNKTMRSLNADIIDEHYYRAPEWFQENVTRYDNYDRKGPKIFAGEYASQTVAIASPDNKNNWKGALSEAAFMTGLERNADVVVMASYAPLFAHEEGWQWTPDMIWVNNLQSFGTPNYYVQKLFSTNVGTHLVPIQRNNANVTGQDKLFASASLNQKTNELILKVVNTSDKAQDGEFVLDGVKSTQSKGTVQKLRSNNLEQMNSFANPTAISPVQQTVQVKNKRVKLSLEPYSVNVIKVKVTPNEGQYSLNKK
- a CDS encoding glycoside hydrolase family 97 protein — protein: MSLPRKQNRSVFRKCQYILVAFGLLVLVSCSQKSSSPSSSAMEKEYTLESPDKSIAVRFSLAADQGATYAITRNGAPVLQDSKLGVRMEDADLTRGLALESVSKVESVKDDYEILTAKRRKNSYRANKRTFHLKNAQGQQMDVIFQVSDDGVAFRYFFPGQSGEKKKINQEFTSFKFPESAKGWLQPMSDAKTGWESTNPSYEEYYLKGIPVGTPSPIKAGWVFPALFQNGENWALITESAPDGSYCGSRLAQNAPGGEYQLAFPQEAEKMPNGVVNPESELPWYTPWRIIAVGSLKTIAESTLGTDLAKPAINLDQSFIKPGKSAWSWALLKDDSTVYDVQKRFIDYAARMNWAYTLIDADWDKKIGYAKVKELADYAKAKNVGLLLWYNSAGAWNTAPYTPRDKMLIHESRMQEFARLRDMGIKGVKIDFFGGDGQSVMQYYNDILKDAAENKLLVNFHGCTLPRGWQRTYPNLMTMESIKGFEFITFEQQNADEEAAHATVIPFARNVFDPMDFTPVNLDQIPRITRKTTKGFELALSVLFVSGIQHYVEIPQGMAKQPAYVQGFLKEVPAVWEDSKFIDGYPGKQVVMARQANGKWYVAGINGENTAKSMVLDLSFLKGKKGSFITDSNEASGMQQKAVEIAANGKTTVDLKPNGGFVMVF
- a CDS encoding arabinan endo-1,5-alpha-L-arabinosidase — its product is MKHTSKGLYLLLVLLAAGGCAQTKQATSTTPAATAAASTPAAPSTAAAAPTPAAPAQTPPRGQQVGEVRPMSNITVHDPVMAKQGNTYYLFSTGNGISVWSSTDMQNWKMEAPVFASAPEWATKAVAGFRNNHIWAPDISFYNGKYYLYYSISAFGKNTSAIGVATNTTLDPQNPNFKWVDHGKVIESVPGQTNWNAIDPNIITDKNGTAWMSFGSFWGGLKLVKMSKDRLSVAEDISKIPTIASRKKGLTLQTNPAPLPGNPAEAGGNAIEAPFIFEKNGYYYLFASIDYCCKGANSDYKMIVGRSKTVQGPYLDKKGVAMDAGGGTILLEGNENWNGVGHNSVYTFDKTDYIIFHGYDAAQNGRPKLRVEKLAWDKDQWPIVALAQ